The nucleotide window TCCAAAAGGTAGAAGCTTTTGGGGTAAATCTTGGAGGTGTAAAAGATGCAATAAACCCAGAGATCCTTCAGGAAAGTTTTGCTTTTTCCCTTGCAAAAACCGTGAGCCGATTAACCGAAACAGATGAAACCAGAAAGATTTTCAGCTCAACATACGATGGCGTTTTGATTTTGATTGATGAATCCGATAACGCTTCTAAATCATTGAGTCTTGGGTCTTTCATGAAACTTCTTCTGGAAAGACTTCAAAGGAACAATTGCAACAATTTAATGGTAACCTTAGCAGGGCTCCCGGATTTGAGGGACATACTCCGAGATAGTCACCAATCGTCTCTCCGTTTATTCGACGAAATAGCATTGGGACCGCTCTTAGATGGCGAGGTTAATTTTGTTTTAAATTGTGGGTTAAAAAAAGCAAACACAGAAAATACAACCCCGACTCAAATAACCGAGGAGGCCAGAGTATTCTTGGCAAGACTATCACAGGGTTATCCGCATTTTGTACAACAGTTCGGTTATTCTTCCTTCGACCATGACTCCGACTACCTCATAGACATGAATGATGCCATCAGCGGGGCTTTCAATAAAAAACCGAGAGGGGCAATCGAACTTATAGGCGATAGGTATTACCATAGTGATTTCTACAAAAAGATTCAAAAGGACAGTTATCGGCAGGTTTTGAGAATAATGGCAAATGAATTAGATGATTGGGTTACAAAGAAGGAAATAAGAAAACAATTCAAGGGCAAAGGCTCAACCTTAAATAATGCGATCAGGGCTCTTTTGGACCGCCATATAATCTTTCCCAAAGAAGGGGAACGGGGAATTTATCGGTTACAACATAGGGCTTTTGCTTTATGGATTAAATTGTGTGCCACTGACCCTCAAAAAATACAGGGTGAAATTGGGAATGGGCAACGGTAAGCAAACAAGGAAAATTTATTTCCTCAATTGAAACGGACCCTCTTAACCCTAAACCTTTTTCTCCTTTTCGCTTTTTCCATCTCCTTGAGAATTTCTCCCTCCCGCACTTTCTATAATTAGGGTCAGGTCTTGAAATATAATAATTTGACTGGTAGGATTCTAATTTATCATGGCTAGACCTTTACGAATTGAATACCCAGACGCCGTTTACCATGTTACCTCCCGGGGAAATGCCCGAAGAAAGATCTTTCGAGATGACCATGATAGGGGGAAATTCCTTGAAGTCTTAGGGTCAGTGATCAAAAAGTACCATTGGCTTTGTCATGCGTATTGCCTCATGGATAATCATTATCACCTTCTGATCGAAACCCCGGAGGCCAATCTCTCTATAGGAATGAGACAACTCAATGGGGTCTATACCCAGTCCTATAACCGGAGGCACCGAAAGCCGGGCCATATCTTTCAAGGCCGGTTTAAGGGAATCCTTGTTGAAAAAGAGAGTTATCTCCTTGAACTGTGCCGCTATGTCATCTTAAACCCTGTTAGGGCAAAGATGATCAAAAAGCCGGAAGACTGGAAATGGAGTAGTTACCGGGCGACTGTTGGGTTAAACGGGGCTCCCGGCTATTTAACGGTTGATTGGATTTTGAGCCAATTAGCTAGTCAAAAGGCGGTGGCACAGAATAGATATAAAGCATTTGTGATGGAAGGCATCCAAGATAAATCACCGTGGGGAGAGCTTAAAGGTCAAATTATCCTTGGGGAGAAGGGGTTTATTGAAAAATTCAAGGGCCTATTGGCAGAAAAGGAGGGAATTAAAGAGATTCCCCGGCGACAACGCTATGCAAACCGACCTGCCTTATCCGAGATTTTTAAGGAAGGGCGGAGGAGGGATAAAACAAGGAGAAACCGGAAAATAATCACTGCGCATCTGAAGTTTGGCTATACATTAAAAGAGATTGCGGATTATTTATCGCTTCATTATACTACCGTAAGTAAGTCCTTAAAAGACGGAGAGAGCTTAAACTGATAATTCAAGACCTGACCCCTTTGTGTTCTTGTGACCCCTTTGTGTTCTTGGGTGGCTGAATAAAATAAGGGAAAAAGTTATGGAAATGGGAATTATTGCTGGGTTAATTGGTTTTAGGTATGGGTATTTTTGGTTTTTTTTGGTTTAGGTTTCGCCCAAAAACATTGGGTCGTGCCAGCAGTTTAAATGTTTATTCTACCATTGAAGAACTCCGTTCGGTTGGAGAACTTGTCGTTTTTAAACTGATAACAAAAGAAATTGTAACTACCGCTGAACACTGGTTTGGAGA belongs to Nitrospiria bacterium and includes:
- a CDS encoding ATP-binding protein is translated as MKLNPFRPNSPVAPGMFAGRTAEVKQFEQALFQTRAGQPKHFMITGERGIGKTSLLIFLKFMAEGAIPLNETTFNFLVIETDIDSSTSPLGLVNKIELGLRNKLGETEPSRKFFQDAWGFLQKVEAFGVNLGGVKDAINPEILQESFAFSLAKTVSRLTETDETRKIFSSTYDGVLILIDESDNASKSLSLGSFMKLLLERLQRNNCNNLMVTLAGLPDLRDILRDSHQSSLRLFDEIALGPLLDGEVNFVLNCGLKKANTENTTPTQITEEARVFLARLSQGYPHFVQQFGYSSFDHDSDYLIDMNDAISGAFNKKPRGAIELIGDRYYHSDFYKKIQKDSYRQVLRIMANELDDWVTKKEIRKQFKGKGSTLNNAIRALLDRHIIFPKEGERGIYRLQHRAFALWIKLCATDPQKIQGEIGNGQR
- a CDS encoding transposase; amino-acid sequence: MARPLRIEYPDAVYHVTSRGNARRKIFRDDHDRGKFLEVLGSVIKKYHWLCHAYCLMDNHYHLLIETPEANLSIGMRQLNGVYTQSYNRRHRKPGHIFQGRFKGILVEKESYLLELCRYVILNPVRAKMIKKPEDWKWSSYRATVGLNGAPGYLTVDWILSQLASQKAVAQNRYKAFVMEGIQDKSPWGELKGQIILGEKGFIEKFKGLLAEKEGIKEIPRRQRYANRPALSEIFKEGRRRDKTRRNRKIITAHLKFGYTLKEIADYLSLHYTTVSKSLKDGESLN